From a single Methylacidiphilum kamchatkense Kam1 genomic region:
- the prmC gene encoding peptide chain release factor N(5)-glutamine methyltransferase, giving the protein MIESRQLFKKALAYLEGKNIDSPRLSCELIFSDTLQIDRLALYTTPSFSLESKTADLIWERVERRARGEPVAYILGYSLFYGEKFCISPAVLIPRPETEFVVESAMELLPRLTGPILDIGTGSGVIAVTLAQAYPNLSFYGTDICSKALQIAEKNKKNLKNLFFYQDDLLNKAPCDFFELMIANLPYLPSEIIPQLSPEIQFEPRIALDGGKDGLELIRKFIPQAKNRCRYLILEIGDGQFLQVKQLLVDHSFSVLQVKKDLSQMERVVIGKYRG; this is encoded by the coding sequence ATGATCGAAAGCCGTCAATTGTTTAAAAAAGCTCTAGCGTATTTAGAAGGGAAAAATATAGACTCCCCTAGGCTTTCTTGCGAATTGATTTTTTCCGATACTCTCCAAATCGATAGACTTGCACTGTATACAACCCCATCTTTCTCATTGGAATCAAAAACCGCCGATCTTATCTGGGAACGAGTGGAAAGAAGGGCAAGGGGGGAACCGGTTGCCTATATCCTCGGGTACAGTCTGTTTTATGGGGAAAAATTTTGCATTTCTCCTGCCGTTCTAATTCCAAGACCAGAGACGGAATTCGTTGTGGAGTCTGCCATGGAATTACTCCCTAGGCTTACAGGGCCTATCCTTGATATTGGAACAGGTAGTGGAGTCATTGCAGTGACGCTTGCTCAGGCTTATCCAAACTTGTCCTTTTACGGTACAGATATCTGTAGCAAGGCCCTTCAAATAGCTGAAAAAAATAAAAAGAATTTAAAAAATCTTTTCTTTTATCAGGATGACTTGTTGAATAAAGCTCCTTGTGATTTTTTTGAGCTAATGATTGCTAATCTTCCCTACCTTCCCTCGGAAATCATTCCTCAGCTTTCTCCTGAAATACAATTTGAGCCTCGTATTGCTCTAGATGGAGGGAAAGACGGTTTGGAGTTGATCAGAAAATTCATTCCTCAAGCAAAAAACAGGTGCCGTTATCTTATCCTAGAGATAGGAGATGGGCAGTTTCTTCAAGTCAAGCAACTTTTAGTAGATCATAGTTTTTCTGTTCTCCAAGTAAAAAAAGATCTTTCCCAAATGGAGCGAGTTGTTATAGGAAAATATCGTGGATAA